One Odocoileus virginianus isolate 20LAN1187 ecotype Illinois chromosome 6, Ovbor_1.2, whole genome shotgun sequence DNA segment encodes these proteins:
- the LOC110129732 gene encoding large ribosomal subunit protein eL42-like: MVNVPKTRRTFCKKCGKHQLHKVTQYKKGKDSLYAQGKRRCDRKHSGCGGQTKPIFRKKAETTKKIVLRLECVEPSCRSKRMLAIKRCKHFELRGDKKRKGQVIQF, encoded by the coding sequence ATGGTCAATGTCCCTAAAACCCGAAGGACTTTCTGTAAGAAGTGTGGAAAGCATCAGCTGCACAAAGTAACCCAGTATAAGAAGGGCAAAGATTCCCTGTATGCCCAGGGAAAGAGGCGCTGTGATCGGAAGCACAGTGGCTGTGGTGGGCAAACCAAGCCAATTTTCCGGAAGAAGGCAGAAACCACAAAGAAGATAGTGCTGAGACTTGAATGTGTTGAGCCCAGCTGCAGATCCAAGAGGATGCTGGCCATTAAGAGGTGCAAGCATTTTGAACTCCGAGGAGATAAGAAGAGAAAGGGCCAAGTGATCCAGTTCTAA